The Pyrus communis chromosome 14, drPyrComm1.1, whole genome shotgun sequence sequence GGTGTGCTTGCACCAGGAGTTCGAGATCCCATAGATGTGGCTTCTTCAGAATCATAGCGGGCCGATGAAACAGAACCTAGTGTTACAGGTTGACCAGCAGTATTGGCAGATCCAAGACTCTTTCTGGCTGCGGCAAGACTTGTCTGCATAATAGTAATGAGTATTAAAGCTGATACAAAGTTCAAGCTCAGTAGAAGAGCTGGCCACATACTTGATAACGAAATCCACCACATTTTTTCAAAAAGTGGAACTAACAGCAGATTCACGTAATGGTCATTGTACTTTTTTTCATTCATAATAAGGAACCATCCATTTCTTACAAAGGagacaaaatataaatataaggtgaggatgcatgtgcatgcacatTGGTTGTGGTGAAATAAATGATGATCCCAAAAGCTTAGGACTAAGGCGGCGGTTCAACAATGAAAAGGGTGGGTGTTCAACAACTTCATCAAGTTCAACTTAATAACGTACGTTAAAAGTTTACTTCTAAGTCAACATAAATCTTGGCTTTGGATAATCATCTCTAAGTCACCAGAACTACAAACTCACTGGTCAATTTGGGTTTTCAAGGCATGCAGCAACAATACAATTTTAATCGGATCAATATAACCATCTCGGGTGCAACCTTTTAACACAGTTTTATAGAATAAACGAAAAATGCATTATTTTAGAATCCATTACTGTTTCAGATTTGAATAACAAAGTTTCAGATTAACTATGAGCATAATTTTCCCCATTTCTTCGACTCATTTCAGGATTCGATTTTGGTTcgaaaaaaatcataaaattatgtgtgcatattttttttaaaactaagaTCAAGCATACAAGAAAACTCACCTGTAAAGACACCATCTGCTTCTGCCACACGTCCTGCATCGATTTCATCTTTGATTCATATTCTGACCATCTTGTTTCAAATTGTTGCAGTTGCTCCTGTAATTCAGCATTTTCCTCCTCTTTCCGCACCAGAGTTGCTTCAGCCTGAAGCACCCGCCTTTGAAGCTCTGCCAAATCTGATGGCAAATCCTGTTCAGGAAACATATTCCACTTTCAGTTATTCAGATCTGAAAACCTCAGACATATAAGAGAGTGGAAAAAAGTTGGCCTTTCTATTACAAAAACCTCCAAAAGGAAAAATTTACCAGAATGCACAAGTATATCTTGcaattttcagttttaagtGTAAAAGCATCTGTTTCAAAGAGCAGAATTTTCACAATGTAAATTTTCGAGCCTTGGAGAATTTCGTGAATACAGTGGGCGTGTATACAGTTGGGGACCTTAAAATTTCATAGCCatgggaaataaaaaaaaaaattaaccacacCGGAAAAAACTTCTATTCAAAATTGAAACTCAAGATTAATGTTAATGCAGTGCTTTTGAAAACTCAATCTTAAACCTATCGGGTGTGTTTTTGGttctattaaataaagttagatTGTTTCATGTGGTTAGGTAAAAGTAAAACTGTATCTATTGGATAAATTTttgggaaaactaatgaaaaggaagCAAGTATCGGGTAATGACTAGTCATATTTCTGTCTGGTTTCAGGCATTTAAGATCTTCATAAGGGGAAGAGGCAAGGGAAACAGGTCTAGCAAGTAAATAATTACTTTATCGGAAGTACCTTCACCTCTGACATCTTCCTGCCAGCCTTCCTTTTAGCTTTCCCATTGTCAAGATGCGACTTCTTCAAATTTTGCCGCTCATCAACAGTTTCACGAGCACCTGCTTTCCTTCCAGTATTTTCACCAAGACCGTCTGCATCTTAAAAGTAATTTCCATTAATACTAAAAAGTAGTCAAAAGATATTGTTCCTCAATATACATGCATAGGACAACAAATGAAGTTTCAACCACAAATTCAAGCATGTTCGCTTAGCAACATAAAGAACAGTACGGACTGACAAACTACAACGTCCTGAAGGGATTCCAAAATTTGTATTGAACcaagatttttgtttttcagaAGAAATATCAAATTGTACTAAAAATGCTGCAATATATGATAAAACCAGCTCAATCTCGACCAAATGAAACTTTAGAAGTTAGTAGGCATTACTTGATTGTATCTTTGCAACTCCTCCCTTAAGTTGATCAAAGTGGCAACGAGCCCAGTGACCACGGAAGTATTTTTGGACACCAATTATTCCTCTCAGAACTTTCTTTCTCTTATCCTCCAATGATGCAATCTATGAACAACCAGACTCAGCAACATTAGAAAAGCCACCAGAGGAtaaactttaaaataaaataaaaacagaaacagacgaagagaaaaattcaaaactattaaaGGAGCTCACCTGTCCTGTTCTAAGAAACACTTTCGTATAGCCAATTTGGTACATTTCAGGGAGGACACTGAATCTTTTTAGAATGGCAATAGATAGACTTAATGGATCCTGAGGTAAATCGTCCTCCAAAAGTAGAAAACCATACCTAACCCAAAAGACACATGAGAAAAGATATCTTGGCAGTTGTGACAGCCAGTAGAAACTAAAAACCTTAAACTACGGTTCAATGTGTACCAACCTTCCTGCAAATTCTTGATGTGTCATTCTAGTAGGATATCCAGATCGTGATATCCTAACAACCTCCAAAACTCCACAACACCTGAGCTGTTGTAAAACAAGGTTTACTTCGTACATGCCGGGAAGCTGCTTACTGTTTGGCTTTATGCAGCTAATGAAGTGAGGTTTGCTGCTCTCCAACTGGTGCATTAGTTTAAACAATTGACCCTACAGGAATTTATCATATACAATTAAACTTTAAACGGCGAACAGCAACATCAGCTATGTCCCAGCACACTGTCAAATAATTTAGTGAGAAGGAGCTTTCTGACCAAACAAGATCATCCACCCCCATGTCACCAAAAAGAAAACTATCATCCAAACTCTTCTAACAGAGACGTATCTTACTCGGATGAAATTCATAATTTTGGCATCTCATCTAAGGATACAAAAGTTACTCCTATATCCAGCTAAAACTTGAGCAAGCATGTGTACCTTGAACTCAATACAAGCGCTTGATTTTGAAGGGTCCAATGCATCTATCTGGCATGAATCATTTTCTGGTTTCTGGAACTGCTTAAGCTCTTTGGAAGTAAACAACTGCAGAAGTCGGCAACTGCACGATGACAGGAGTCGGACGAAAATAGAGGGCAACTTATCTCTGTTTTTTTCCAAGAATCCACTTGTGTCATATAGGACCTAATAAGATTCCATACATTAGTAAAATCAGTACACTATGAGAACCATCAGCAATTTTATAGAAGAAATAAAGGTCATCAACCTTGCATCAATTTGTACAGGCTTACATCATGTATTGCCTAGTACGAAAACAAAAGTTGGACTATCCTAAAACTATAGTTAAGAGATTCCAGAAGCAACCAATACATTGGCTCCTAAGCCAGTCCTTCCATATGGTCAAGGCTTAAGTTAAATAAACCCAAGGAACCAGTcataaggaaaacaaaaaacgtGCTAATCATGTGgttgcaaacttgcaattaacaATGGCAGTTTCCTAGCATCTCTGTAGGAGTGAGTCCAAGAAACCTTGATGTGATGCCAAAGGCCAGAGTGATTCCAGAAATCTTCCAATAAGAAGAAGACAGAAATGATGCCTACCAAATGCCCATAAATTCTTCCAAAAATCCCCACTCTTGTACACTTCTACTACTAAATCTAGCACAATCATACTTTTTCACCCCTGGTATTGTTACCTTTCCATGATTCACTTAGCTACTTTTTACGCATTACTTTCAAGGCATGCAGAAATAATGGAAAAAAAAGAGTCAAATAATTGTAGTTGGCTCGTACATATATAGTAGTGCAAGTGAAGTCAGCATACGACTAAAATTTGTGAACATGCTCAAACAAAAACTAACCTCTCCAGCATGATGACTAATACTGAAACTGCTGGCTTTTTCTGCTTTGAAGCAAGAATTAGCATTCAAGTGTTGCTTAAATTTATTGGCAAGCGCCAAATCATTTGCCTTGGGGAAGTTCAATTCCTCATCCAACAAGGATAGCAGTCCAAAAGGCTTCTGCACCACAACACAGTAAAAAGTGGATTAACTATAGAGGCAAATACTATGGTCACTTACTTTAGAAAAATACCCTTCTTACTTTGCAATGGGAAAGGGCGCCAAATGAATTTTGCAATTAAGAATAGAAAATTACAAGTGGATAGTTGAGGGGTTTTCCTCCAGTTGAGCTATTTAAgtgtttctttaaaaaaaaaatacaaagagaACAGAAGACTAATACCACCAAACTCTATTAAGATATCATAAGCAGTCAATCAAGGTAAAGCAAACACGTAAAGGCCCAAACCCTAATTATCACAAATTATACAAGTTGATTTGAATGTCATATATACTATACAGTGGAGATGAATCTAATGAACTTCTGATGAAAACTTAGCAGGTCCATGATATAGAAGGCTTAAATCAATGACATACCTTCTCAAACAGATTCAAGCATTCTCGGTTGTCTTGAAAATCAACTTTAGTCCAATCAACCCCGTCCAATTCACATTCCTGAAGTAAAAGGAATAAGCAGTCACATTACACTTCACATGTTTAGTCATAACATGTAGTTTGATACCAAGCAACCTTAATGCTACACTGCACTTGAGATGCTCACCTCCTGCTCAAGCTTAAATAAATGTCGGTTGAAATGTTGTTGCAGCCTTTCATTTGCATAATTAATGCAAATCTGTTCAAAGCTGTTCTTCTGAAAAATAGCCCTTAAGATCATTACTAAATACACAAATCTTATTGCTAACATCACCAAAAGTGAAGTATATATTATTACCTGGAATGACTCAAACCCGTGAATATCAAGTATACTGATGGATCTCCCAGTACGGCATTTTCCCACTGCAAGTGACTTGTTAATTTGTTCTACAAGCCAGTCAAACAAgctgacatatatatattttgccaGTGCATCCCTTGCATCGATTGCCTGAATATGAGAGGAAGAAAGAATAAGCTTCATCTTTAGACTTTCATTAAAAAAGTGCGTTTAAAAGCTGTCAGGACTCAAGGATGAACAGATAGATTGTTACAGAAATTAACAAACCTGTCGCAGTGTCAATCTTTTGACAATACTATCCTTGCTACCATGGATTTCGGGGGTAGATAAAGACAGCATCAGCTCCTGGGAACTACAACCCATCAGCATGGCAGCAATGATTACAGCTGCCCAGAGGAAGAATCAAGAGAAGTTAATCATATGCTCAAGTGTAAGTCTAAAAGTAATATACATTTGACTTAACAGAACAAATGCATTCTGAGACGGCAGATGGTTGTCATGGAATGAAATCAGACATTGAGGAAAACCTTTGACAACAATGggataaacaaaattttaaaggtCTTTTTGGACATATATGTGCGCAACATTCTAACACTGCTCAACAATATGACTCTGCAGTTGTAGACCTAAAAATGTCATTCCACTGATCTAGATTATGACCAAACAGAAAACTATAGTAGTTAGAACTATCACCAAAAATTCAATCCAGGAATGCAACTGCTTACAACCAGCATTGTATGTAAAATATCCCACGGAAAGATCACCAAGTGAATGATCTATATCTTACCTTCATCAGCTAACACTTCCACATGATTCTCATTGTCAATTGATTGAAATGATATGTTTCCCAGCCATAACACTGCAGCCAGCAATGAGAACACGTGTTCTTGATCTTCCTTACAAACTTGAACAACATCTAGCGCTTCCTGAGGAGAtgcaaaaacaataaaacaaaggAGAAAGTGACACTTTGGTTATAGAAGGAAGAACCGGAAAAGAAAGTTTATTAACTGCATAAATGGTGGTATAAACAGCTATTTCTTTACTTACCATGAGCATATGAAACTTCCGCGCATCATCTACACCATCAATTTCCAAGCAATCACCCTGATTAAGATACCTGTACTCACTAGCCCTTTTAAGGTTTAGGTTTAGCCTCTCTGCAACCAAAAACATAGAATGATTCCCTGATACTTGTACAGAAGAACCCTTGAAGGTTCTCGTTTTGTAAAATAAcagaacccaaaaattaaaaggcAAATGGTTATCATAGAACTTGTATATGAACCCATTTAATAGGTTTCCTGCCATCTTTTGAAACGCAAGCATGGGTCATTACCGATAACTGGTCATTGCTAATTACCATAGCAACCAGGATGTAAAAAGCAATCAGGAAGACTCAAAAGACATGAATCACTCATCCTAGGTAACAAACTGAGATGTCGCAAAAATAAGGTCTGTTACTTTATGTCTAGCTAATTTGTCTAATCACATATAACTTCTGTAGGTTAACTTCCTCTAATATTTTTTGTGGTGCTAGTGGGTCCAAACATTAGGTTACATGCCAGCTTTAGtagattttttcttttcttgcttaGAAGAGGAATTCAACCTAAGATCTACTCTTCACCTGACCTCAACCCATGCCATCTATGATAAGGCCCATGGGTTATACAGCAGGATTTCAGAAAAGTAGAGATTCCCAGGCTTGTGATGTGACAATTTCCTAATCACTATAATTTAGAAATCTATGCATcccataaagaaaacaaaaattgagaaaagagATTCATGGGTTTGAAGTTGCCATTTTGCCACATGCACCTATATGGTGCAACAAACAACTAGAACTGATGATTATAAAAAGATTTTCCCTACCTTTTAGCGTTGATGGAGCACCAGCACAGAGTTGATAAAAGACATGGTACGACCTCTCACCATTTTCTAGTTGTGTCACTCTAGACTGCTCAAAGGAGATACTATAGTGTCAGATAAGGCACATTGAGACAACTAAAACTAACCTGATTATGCTCATATAGGGCAACTAATTACCTTGTCCAAAAAAACTGTACACGATCATGATAGCCGCATTGGTGTTGACATGTAAACGAGGTAGTAAAATCAAGTTAGTTACTGTGATTGAATGCTAGTCAGGTAATAGCATACCAGAAAAagaatatattaaatttaaacaacTTACATGTTTGGATGGAAGCACCACATATTCTTCCTGCTGTGCTAAAATGAATGTCAAACAATTTCCCCTGAAGCAAAGTAGAAATCATGTTTAAAGTGCATATCCCTTGGACcacatttatgaaatgaaaaatTGAGGATGGCTTTcattgacaaaataaaggacgAATTCCAAGAAATAATTTTGGATAAAactttgaaaagaagaaagaaataaagtaACATACGAATCGACTAGCATTGTGATTTCTGCATGTTTTTGCATTTCCAAACGCTTCTAGTATACAATTGGTCTGAAGGATTGCATTTGCATGCTCTGTGCCACAACTGCCACTACCAAGATCAGCCAAGTATTGCATTGCAACTTTTGCGGTCTCGGTTTTCCCAGCTCCACTTTCCccactgtaaaaaaaaaattattgactATTATTTGCAAACTACATTCTGATTTAAAGATGAACTTTATGATCTAGTATAGAACAACACTGCACACAAGTACTAAGCATTATTCACAAAGAAGATCCTAACATACGGGAAACCAATTTGATGAGGTTCTAACCTTATGATTATGGACTGATTTACATCACCTGCAAAATAAAAGTTCCACGCAAAAAATGGGTAAAAATGAGTTACAGAACAAGTTAAACAATGCCAccataaaaagaaaacattcaGCCCAAAGGAAAATATAGAAATAAAATAGGTGTCATGCACCTGCCATCATCTCATCATAAGCAGCGTCTGCCACAGCATAAACATGAGGTTTGTCCGTTAGTTTCTGCCTATAAGTTGTGACAAAATCTTCTCCATAAATTTGAACATCTTTGAAAGGATTGATTGCAATCAAAACTGGCCCGGCTTTGCTCTACAGAAGAAAATCACAAGACATGTAATAGGAGAGGAAAAGAAGACATTAATCTGAATCAAAAGCATCAGCACCAGGAACATGTGATACTTACATAAATCATATCCTGGGAATATCTACATTGAAGATTGTAAAGTACAGAAGGCTCATTCAAATAACTAAGCTGGATAAGATCATCCACACCTGCGAGAACATCTGGGTTTGCAGGTAAAAGATCAACTCTGCAAACTTTGATTACCTACAGTAACAGCACAAGGACATATAAACAGCCCATCAACATAAGTGCCTTCGGTTGTTAAAATGGGATTTGGGATGAGGCCAACAATTGATGAACTTACATTTCCACTAGAGACCGAAACAAGTGCGGCGTCCCCTGAAGTTGACTGTATCGTTCCTAACTCCCACAGTCCACTAGGTAGCCGACACCAAACATGAAGTTTCTGAAACCAAATACTATCAACATCAACTCATGTTTTACAAATAAACTCCTAAGCTCAAGGAACAAAGATACAAAATTTACAAGATGATATCGTACAAAAATCATTGTTTTCTTATGGATCTAAGACAATTTAACAGAATAGGTGCTCATCATAACCAAAATCCAAATTCCACCAAATCATCGCAATCGTATAAATGCATATCTTATGAACTAATGTTCTTGGATCACCATACTCCAAATAACATTGAAAGTTCAGTTAAGACAACAAAGCAACGCGgaactgtaaaaaaaaacaaaaacaaaaacagatcaGTGAACGAACTGACACCCTCTTAAATTACCTTCTTGATGAAATAACCAATGTTGTCATCGCAATCCGACATTACAATCTTCTCCTTCGGTTTCATTCGACAGTCCTCCGGTGACCTGCCGTATGGCGACTCAACATTTTGATCATTCTCCGTCTTCTTCACGCCAAAATTACCTGTCTTGAACCCCAAGTCCCCGTCTTTTCTCTTGTTCATACTATGCAAACACTCCAGTGAGCGCTCTGCGTCTTCGACCCTGAAGCTGTTGGGCAAAGAGCGGCGGGCTGATGGCAGCCGAGCCCTGGAAGGCGGCCGAGCTGGCAACGCCGGCGGCAACTCCTTCGGCTTTTCGCCCTCATCTCTCCGCCGAAGCGAATCCAGCATTTCCTCCAATGAGCTCCTCGCTATCATCGACGGTGACGCTGAAACCATCATTTTCACAACCACAAGCTACAAATTCAGTCTACGCAGACCTCCCCAACCCCCAAATTCACACCTCAAATTGTCAATTCAGACCCTCGGACTTGGACTCCGACCCATTTCAAACCCAGCAttgtagagagaaaaaaagcaAGAACCCACAAAACCCTAATATCCAAGTGTCCAGAATCAGCGACCCAATTCTTCAAATTCTCTCATCAGACTGAAACCCAAAAACCCGAAAACGAAAGCTTGAATTGGGGATTGGACGGACGGCGAGTTGAGGAAATGGAAATGGAAATGTGCAATCTTTTTCTTGTTAGGAACTCCCAAAACTGGGCTGGCTAAATCGAGGGGTTTACGTTTTGGGGATTTTGATTAATACTGAAAGCGTAAGTTAcgaggtttagagagagagagagagagggggggggcgAGGGAGGGAGGAGGAGGACTAGAAGGAAAGGGGAGGTTGAGTTTGTTGAGGGACCAAACCtcttttctagagagagagagagagagagagagggtggaggaggaagacgaagaagaagaatggaagaaagaacaaggaaaaggaaaagctGTTGGTTTATGAAAACAGATCAAGCTCTGTTTCTGTCGTGCTtgtttttcttcctctctctgtttttgaaaataaaagaataaattggAAATTGGAAACCAACTTTGGGGCTGGAGCGTAAGAAGAagattaatatataaaataataaataaataaatgaaaataatacaaaaaacaaGTAAAATTAAAGAGTAAtacatgtttgtttgttttgctttaaagcattgttttgtttgttatttttctttggtttgaattttaaattttattctgTCTTCCAGTTGAGCGAGCCGTTTGGAATTCGGATCCGAtaagaataataaaatagtattagaattttggtatttaaaagatgaaaattttgaataaaatgggACCTACTCTCACCTAAAGGCGTGACAAGCTACTGTGGTAGTTGTTAGTTAATTGGAATTTTGGATTAGGATTGGCACGAACATTTTGAGGAAATTATAATAATATGCTCATTCTATTTTTGGCTATTTTTAGGTTggtcattttttatttgttacccaaaaaaaagattatttttgttttgttggatAGGTTTTGATGTATTTCTATTTACGTACAATTTGATAATCACACCCAACAAACTTGAAAATGTCAATTTTGCTATTATTaatctaaatttctaatttaaaGACATCATTCGTTATCTTAAAGGTACTATGAATTTGGGTTTAATCTATTCCTACTCATTCTCAAGTGGAGCCACCACCCCCTCAGTCCTTGATTCAATTCtttccttgttggttatgctagcacatgttatttatttgacTCGCACAAAGCATTTTCTTAAATGAGTTATGTCAATACACTTGGAGACACTGCAATAACTTGGAGGCCAACCAAATAGACCTTAGTTGCTACTTCTTCAAACCATTCTGAGATGCTTACCCTTCATGAAGCTACGTGAATACTTCTGCTAAGAGCCATTTTTTAGCATATTTGAAACACTTGCGAACTTTTTTTTCATCGTCAATGTCTCTACAATGATTTATGAAGACAATGACGCTTGTATCCACCATATCAAGAAATGATATATCAAATGATATAACATCAAGCACATTGCACCAAAGTTTTCCATTTCGCATCAGTAGTAAGAGCATCAGAGAATTGAAGTCAAGTAGATCCTTTCCTAGGACAACCCTCCTGATTTCTTTACAAAGTCACTGCTGAAATCCACCTTTCATAAatttgttcaaggaattggtatgtgtAAATTGTCTGAGTTACAATGTTTATAGTTCCTATTTGGAGAGTTTTTCCAATTTCAATGagagtatcctgaagtatacttatttaaccttaatgtactatttttccctacgatCAGGATTATTTTGTCTCATTGAGATTTCGTTGCTTGgcgaggttttgacgaggcacccaaCCCGAGTTGGTCATACCTTTGTGTGCATCCTACTTGTGTTCTAAAGGTGTTTTGAGTGTTGACATGTTGCATTAACTCACTTTCTCTTTAGACTATGAGTTTTG is a genomic window containing:
- the LOC137715848 gene encoding myosin-2-like, whose protein sequence is MMVSASPSMIARSSLEEMLDSLRRRDEGEKPKELPPALPARPPSRARLPSARRSLPNSFRVEDAERSLECLHSMNKRKDGDLGFKTGNFGVKKTENDQNVESPYGRSPEDCRMKPKEKIVMSDCDDNIGYFIKKKLHVWCRLPSGLWELGTIQSTSGDAALVSVSSGNVIKVCRVDLLPANPDVLAGVDDLIQLSYLNEPSVLYNLQCRYSQDMIYSKAGPVLIAINPFKDVQIYGEDFVTTYRQKLTDKPHVYAVADAAYDEMMAGDVNQSIIISGESGAGKTETAKVAMQYLADLGSGSCGTEHANAILQTNCILEAFGNAKTCRNHNASRFGKLFDIHFSTAGRICGASIQTFFLDKSRVTQLENGERSYHVFYQLCAGAPSTLKERLNLNLKRASEYRYLNQGDCLEIDGVDDARKFHMLMEALDVVQVCKEDQEHVFSLLAAVLWLGNISFQSIDNENHVEVLADEAVIIAAMLMGCSSQELMLSLSTPEIHGSKDSIVKRLTLRQAIDARDALAKYIYVSLFDWLVEQINKSLAVGKCRTGRSISILDIHGFESFQKNSFEQICINYANERLQQHFNRHLFKLEQEECELDGVDWTKVDFQDNRECLNLFEKKPFGLLSLLDEELNFPKANDLALANKFKQHLNANSCFKAEKASSFSISHHAGEVLYDTSGFLEKNRDKLPSIFVRLLSSCSCRLLQLFTSKELKQFQKPENDSCQIDALDPSKSSACIEFKGQLFKLMHQLESSKPHFISCIKPNSKQLPGMYEVNLVLQQLRCCGVLEVVRISRSGYPTRMTHQEFAGRYGFLLLEDDLPQDPLSLSIAILKRFSVLPEMYQIGYTKVFLRTGQIASLEDKRKKVLRGIIGVQKYFRGHWARCHFDQLKGGVAKIQSNADGLGENTGRKAGARETVDERQNLKKSHLDNGKAKRKAGRKMSEVKDLPSDLAELQRRVLQAEATLVRKEEENAELQEQLQQFETRWSEYESKMKSMQDVWQKQMVSLQTSLAAARKSLGSANTAGQPVTLGSVSSARYDSEEATSMGSRTPGASTPLNGAGREANGSSNAVSNLLKEFEQRRQIFDDDAKALVEVKPGQSAANMNPEEDLRKLKHRFESWKKEYKARLRETKTKLHKIWHSEEEKRRRKWWGKIGSRAL